Proteins from a genomic interval of Deinococcus seoulensis:
- a CDS encoding gamma-glutamylcyclotransferase family protein — translation MTTPTPDPRAVFVYGTLMPGERNAHVARRGGPFSAQEASLGGHDLLHLHPEGYPALRPSAAPPGTQAPVRGYLLTYTPQAWAAALPFLDHLEGLHEHPPLYRREQVKVVTLDGQSRPAWVYLYAREDRLRGAQLLPGGDWRAVPDRDRPGSDER, via the coding sequence CCCTGATGCCCGGCGAACGCAACGCGCACGTCGCCCGCCGGGGCGGCCCGTTCAGCGCGCAGGAAGCCTCGCTGGGCGGTCACGACCTGCTGCACCTGCACCCGGAAGGCTACCCGGCCCTGCGGCCCAGTGCCGCGCCTCCCGGCACGCAGGCCCCGGTGCGCGGCTACCTGCTGACCTACACCCCGCAGGCCTGGGCGGCCGCGCTGCCCTTCCTGGATCACCTGGAAGGCCTGCACGAGCATCCGCCCCTGTACCGGCGCGAGCAGGTGAAGGTCGTCACGCTGGACGGGCAGTCCCGCCCCGCCTGGGTGTACCTGTACGCCCGCGAGGACCGCCTGCGCGGCGCGCAGTTGCTGCCCGGCGGCGACTGGCGGGCCGTGCCGGACCGGGACCGGCCGGGCAGCGACGAACGCTGA
- the rpsO gene encoding 30S ribosomal protein S15, with product MIDKKATVQTHAKHEKDTGSTAVQIALLTARINNLSTHLTANKKDKHGQRGLQLMNGQRRRLLKYLERTSYDEYIALTDELKIRRGQRIVR from the coding sequence ATGATCGACAAGAAAGCGACCGTCCAGACCCACGCCAAGCACGAGAAAGACACCGGCAGCACCGCCGTGCAGATCGCCCTGCTGACCGCCCGCATCAACAACCTGAGCACCCACCTGACCGCCAACAAGAAAGACAAGCACGGTCAGCGTGGCCTGCAGCTGATGAACGGCCAGCGCCGCCGCCTGCTGAAGTACCTGGAGCGCACCAGCTACGACGAGTACATCGCCCTGACGGACGAACTGAAGATCCGCCGCGGCCAGCGCATCGTCCGCTGA